Part of the Prionailurus bengalensis isolate Pbe53 chromosome B3, Fcat_Pben_1.1_paternal_pri, whole genome shotgun sequence genome is shown below.
GGTCATCTGCATGGAAGGACACAGAGTCACACAAAGTCCCCAGTGTACTAAGAGGAGTCATTGACTTTGCGGGTAAGAGAGAGGGCTCTGGAGCCTTAAGTTAGCTTTAAGTCCTACGCACACTGCTTTTTTGCTGGGTTGCTTTGGGCAAAGTggcttaacctttctgagcctaaGGTTCCTCAATAGTAAGAAAAGTTAAGTGAATTATTTATGGCCTGTGCTTGGAAAGGCTGCACCaatatttgtttatcttgagGTTTCTCTTTTGATTGGCACAGCTTTCCTTAGATATACTGTCTGCAATTATTTTACCGTCAGATCTTGCTAGGAACCACTCTAGCTCTTTGGGAGTTTATCACTAGAATTTCACCATCTACAGGGTCAGCAGAAGCAGGTGACAAAGCCAATGTCACAGACCAGGGTGTTTTGTGTCTGCATTCCTGTTCATAGGGGTCAGTAACCCAGCAGATGCAGCTAATTGTTACTTTGTGGGCATCTAGACTCCGTAGGCAGGACTTTCTATTTTCTtagaagagaaatcagaaatctggagttttaccatttttattttttttaagattttattttttaaatgacctctacacccaacgtagggcctgaactcatgaccctgaggtcaagagtggcATGCCTTACCAACTGAATccgccaggtgccctgagttttactatttttaaatgttggcaactaattTTCATTCAAAAAAGATTATGTGCGTCACTCAATCCCTTCAGCAAGCTGAACGTGCCCCATGTCATGCCATTTTGCCGTGCGTGTCTCTTCCATGCTCAGCAAGATGTCTCTGAATATCTGGAAAGTGCCATCGCACAGCCCTGGAATCGAACAGGGTAAGGTTGGAGTGAAAAGTCCACTTACACCTGGGTGGATGCCCTAAtgcattttgtgttttaactATTCCATGTTCACAGCAGGGGTCCTTCCCACACTCCTTCTGCCACCTGCTTGGTGAGGTCTTCCGTCTTCCGTCTGCGAgatgggcttttctttctttcttttttttttttttaatttttttttttaacgtttatttatttttgagacagacagagacagagcatgaacaggggagggtcagagagagagggagacacagaatccgaaacaggctccaggctctgcgcggtcagcacagagcccgacgcggggctcgaactcacggacagcaagatcatgacctgaaccgaagtcggccgcccaaccgactgagccacccaggcgccccgggcttttctttcttgaaagtGTTCTTCAACCGTTTTGTGGAGATACTATTTACGtgtcataaaattcacccattttaagtgtacaagttAATGAATCTTCGTATTTTTACAGAGAGGTGCAGCCATCACCGCAACTGacatttagaacatttccatgTCCCTAAAAAGAAACCTCCTGCTCGCTTACAGCCACTTCCTTTTCCCACCTATGCACCAAGGCAACCACTGACCTACCTTCCGTCTCTATTTGTTGCTTTTGTGGACATATCTTATTGTGGAGTCATTCGACTTGTTTTGTGTCGAGCTTCCTTCACTCAGcttaatgttttcagggttcatccatgcaGTAGCTTTACGGCTTCATCCCTTTTATCCCCAGTtctgttgagatataattgatgtataGCAATGTAGAAGTTCAAGGTATACAGCAGAGTGACTGGGTTTacgtatattgtgaaatgattgccagagtaagtttagttaacatccattgtCTTGTACAGAAACTCCCCGACCCCCcaaaaacgaaaagaaaaaaatgtggtgtTTTTCCTTGCGAGGAGAACTCTCAGAATCTACTCTTAAAATTttgctccattctttttttttttttttttattgttgaataaatattccCTTGCGTGGATATGCCATGTTTTGTTCACCCATTTACTAGTTGACaggcatctgggttgtttccactttctggctaTTGTGCATCATGCTGCTATGAGCCCTGGAAGATTTTTACAATAGGATGCAGTAAGAGTGTGAACACAGGATTCTGAACATGTTGCCATCGTGCCTGGAAGCTATGCAGTAATCCCCGAGGGTTGGTTCTGGGCCCTCAGTGTTAGacaagaaaatatgtaaacaataaGAAATCCTTATTCTCTTTTCAGCCAAAAATCGATTGTATTTttgctatgatttaaaaaaacaaaagtacataAGTTgttttagtaggaaaaaaaagactggtaaaaaaaatcctattttatcATATAGAGAAACGGATTACTGTCCAGTGTAAGTAGGGCGTGCATGAAGATGAAGGGAAGACAATCCTTTCTCTCACTTCTTTCTCAGATATTTGTGTCATGGCCCTGAGTCAGCAAGTTAGTTGGGAGGCCACTTGCTACATCATCTTCTAGTgatataaacattaacaaaatgatttATAGCGAGCCCGTGTGCTTTTCCAATACACAGTGGGAGCCTGGTCTTGTTACCTGTCAGTTGCTAAATGGGAATGTGTTCATGTGTGGGCACAACACCTTTACAGTGGACTGATGAGTTGTGATTAGAAATGTATGCATACTCAGAGAAAGACATTGAGGGCATGCATAACTCTATGTTAtgtaattctttctctttctttccctcccagaAAGAGATCTAGAACACATTTCACCACATTCCATCCATGCCTGATCATCCATGGTCATGTGCTTACATCGTATCTCCCTCAGCCTGGAACATTCTCCCCCCAGCTTGTCCCCTGTCAGACTCCACCACAGTGCCACCTTCTGTTGACATTTTCCCAGGTGCTCCTTTTCCGGTACCTCCTTCGTGCACACCCCTAGAAGAGCCATCATCTCCTGTCATAATTGCTCATCTGCATGCCTTTTTTCCGCATGGAGTTTAGGGATGTTCCTGTGtgtcttttcatctttgtaaCCCAGTGCCTGGTGCAGTACCTGGCATATAGGTGGTGCTCAGAGATCCTTGTGGCTGGGAGGCACGCATGCTTATGTGACCCCGTAAGTGATGAATGTTAATAGAGGTGGAAGGTCGACTCCAGCTTTAGCTGACCACAGAGACCTATGCTCACCATAGGTCTGATGGCTGGTGGCAGCCCTTTCATGACAGATATGTTTTAGGGTCTGAAGAATTACTCAGTTTCCCTAAATCGTTGGTGATATTGAAACAAAGTGCTTTTGCAGTTCTGATCACGTTAAAGCTTGAAGGAAGAAAGGGCTGATCTGATTTTAACAAAAATCTAATCGTGCAGGCATTTTAGACGTAGTTGTTCTTAGGGTCACTGAGTGATTATCATGGGAACAATGGCTATTGAGCAGGAACAATTTTTGTCAGTTGAATTGATTTTGTGCAAGGACCTTGTCAGAGTCCGTCCTTCACATGGGGCTCATCTGCCCTGGGCGGCTTGTAAATGCTAATGATATCCATGCGTGCACTGTGGCCCAAGGCTGCTTTGGATATGTCTGTacacaaatttctttcttttagtggCTTTGAAACTTGCACTTATACTCTTCTAGcccttgtaaaatttttttacaagttACCCTTTACCgttaaattgaaaaaatagatGTCTTTACGTAGAGGGGAGACATTCTTTATATTGAAGGCACTCTTTGGGATCTAATGCTAGTGGCAATATTTATAACTAgctatgaaatgaaatgatttacTTGTTTTCCTTATAGTCTTGAGAGTCCTATATGACAGGGctcttctctgctcattttttgaAAAGGTACTTTTTTTGGCCTAGTGTACTTCTATTATGTGGGAAAGTCCTCAAAACTTAAGGtctaacttcctttttctttttaatgtttttttatctttatttatttttgggagagagagagagagagagaggacacagaatccaaagcaggctccaggctctgagctgtcggcacagaacctgacctggggctagaacccacaaaccccaagatcatgacctgatctgaagtcggacgctcaaccgactgagccacccaggcgccccaacctttttttttttttttttaactttttaaaaaaaatgtttctaaatttatttttgagagagtgtgagcaggggaggggcagagagagagggggacagaggagccaatgcaggctccaggctgagagcagggagcccCATGAGttacttgaactcacggactgtgagatcgtgacccgagccaaagcaggaggcttaaccaactgagtcacccaggtgccccaagttctgACTTCCTAATTCCTCCAGTGGTCCCGTGTATCTTAGGCAGGATAAAAGAACTTGACTCATTTTTGCCCCTCTCGCCTACTTTTGGGGATGTAGATTCCCCGAATGTAAACAGTATCTTCTCCTGTGAAATGAATTTTGCTTGCGCATTTTGCAGGTACTACTCAGTTCTTTATCCGCTGGAGAGAAAGATATCTGATGCCAAGTCCCGCGAACTGGTGATGTACATCTGGGCCCATGCCGTGGTGGCCAGCATTCCTGTGTTCGCAGTGACCAATGTGGCCGACATCTATGCCATGTCCACCTGCACTGAAGTCTGGAGCAACTCGTTGGGCCACCTGGTCTACGTGCTGATCTATAACATCACTACTGTCATCGTGCCCGTGGCTGTGGTCTTCCTCTTCTTGATACTGATCCGACGGGCCCTGAGCGCTAGCCAGAAGAAGAAGGTCATCATAGCAGCTCTCCGGACCCCGCAGAACACCATCTCTATCCCCTATGCCTCCCAGCGCGAGGCAGAGCTGCACGCCACCCTGCTCTCCATGGTGATGGTCTTCATCTTATGCAGTGTGCCCTACGCCACCCTGGTTGTCTACCAGACTGTGCTCAACGTCCCCGACACGTCTGTCTTCTTGCTGCTCACTGCCATTTGGCTGCCCAAAGTCTCTCTGCTGGCGAACCCTGTGCTCTTTCTTACTGTGAACAAATCCGTCCGCAAGTGCTTGGTAGGCACGTTGATACAGCTGCATCACCGGTACAGTCGCCGTAATGTGGTGGGCGCAGCGGGTGGGGTGGCTGAcgccagcctggagcccagcctGCGTTCGGGCAGCCAGCTCCTGGAGATGTTCCACATTGGGCAGCAGCAGATCTTTAAGCCCACggaggatgaggaagagagtGAAGCCAAGTACACTGGCTCAGCCGACCTCCAGGCCAAGGAGATACTTAGCACCTGCCTGGAGGGCGAGGGGGAGCCCCAGTTTGCGCCTCCTAGGCAGCTCCTGGGCGCGGCGGACTCTCTATCCCAGGTGGCGCCAGCGGCCCCTGCGGAACCTGAAACATTGCCCGACAAGTATTCTCTGCAATTTGGCTTTGGGCCTTTCGAGTTGCCTCCCCAGTGGCTCTCGGAGACCCGAAACAGCAAGAAGCGGCTGCTTCCCCCCTTGGGTAACACCCCAGAGGAGCTTATTCAGACAAAGATGCCCAAGGTAGGCAGGGTGGAGCGGAAGATGAGCAGAAACAATAAAGTGAGCATTTTCCCGAAGGTGGATTCCTAGTAAGGATTGTAAATCCCTGGAAGCAGCAGGGAGCTcctgcacccctgccctcccttcaCTCTGGAAGGCCCTGCGATTTGTGTGATCTCATTGCAGCCAACTATGGGTTGACTCCTCCTGTGTGGGCCAAATGCTTTTGGAATGAGAGGGAAACCTATACAAAATCAATTGTCCTCTTTATTGAGggagtatatatatttatctcaGTGATGTGTGTCCTTGGTATAAAGTTGGCGTTCCTCTCTGTGGAGACAAAAGCTGGACAGTGTGGAAAGGGCTTTGCTTGGAATGGGCCCTCCATGTGCATTTTCTGAGGACCCAGCAGAAATATAGGGAGAGAAGAACATCTGTGAGCTCAAAGGGAGTAGGGGCCCTCTGTGGGAAGCCCAAGATAATTATGGAGGGGTGTGGCCACAAAGAAAATGCCCATTTGATTCACTCAACTATGACAAgtattaaatatgtttaatattgATCTGTATCTTCAGGGGAGATAGGGACTTGGCATTTGACACCTGACACCTTTTCTCTAGAAGGCCTGATCTTATGACTCAGTTTCTCCTGAAGCCCTTCGTCTCTTTCACTGGGCTGTAGACAAGGAATGGCTATCCCACCCCCATCCGACAGACATGGCAACCGCTGTGCCAGGGGGTGAGTGAGGAGGTACTCTCTTGATTATCTTGACATTCTTCTAACATCACTGAAGCCTCAGAAAATTATGTCTGCAGTGTTGGCTGGAAAACATTACAAGCACTTTACCAGGTCTTGCCCCATTAAATTGCATTTTTCAACCAAGGGGAGAGAAGCTAAGAGGtagagaagaaagacagaaatgtcCGTACCCTGTAGTCTTCTCTCTTCCGATGTTGATCTCGTGTGAAAGGGGCTATGTCGCAATCAGTAGAAGTGAAGTGCATTGAAAAAGATGATCTTGTGCAAACTCTCGGGATTCAgaggtaatttaaaaatgcagagttAGTGTAAACTGGATCCTCTGGAAACATCAAGCTAAAAATACCTGATTAGGAAAAGGGGATTCTGcccaaaagagggagagaaatctaACAAAGATGGCTTCCTTCTGATGAGGACTCCAGAACCCAGGTGTGGCCAGTCTCGTTTTCAGTCTCTGCACAACTATGGTTCTCCCTGCGTTGTGGACACAAAAGAGGAACGGGACAGGGAGAaagatttaatcattttaaatgccAAGGCAGCACCTAGCCCAGGTGAGCTCTTCACTTCCTCTTTTCCGGCAAAGTTTTAGCAGGAGTCCAAGGgcatagaggaggaggaggacagtgtCCTCAACAGGTTAGCCTCCTGGGGCTCTTATAAGCAATTCAAGTCCATTTTGGGGTAGATTCACCAGGCTGAATTCCAACCACAGGTGACACTCTACTTTTAATGAGGGCAAATCAAGTGCCAGCTCCACTGTTCTCTCTAGGACATTTGTTCTTGTTAATAGTATGTGGGGAGGACCATCCAGTGCCTTGAGCAAGCTTGAGTGAAAGTAAGCATTCTCACTGGCAACCTTCCTTCCGATTCCAAGGGCAGTGGTCCTCACGGAACCCCTCCTTTAACCACACGGGCCCCCTGGCCCTCGGCGGAAGCTCAGACTATGTGTGGGGAGTTTCTTGTGATGTCTGGT
Proteins encoded:
- the GPR176 gene encoding G-protein coupled receptor 176, encoding MGHNGSWISRNASEPRNASGAEAGGSNRSALGELGEVQLYRQFTTTVQVVIFIGSLLGNFMVLWSTCRTTVFKSVTNRFIKNLACSGICASLVCVPFDIILSTSPHCCWWIYTMLFCKVVKFLHKVFCSVTILSFPAIALDRYYSVLYPLERKISDAKSRELVMYIWAHAVVASIPVFAVTNVADIYAMSTCTEVWSNSLGHLVYVLIYNITTVIVPVAVVFLFLILIRRALSASQKKKVIIAALRTPQNTISIPYASQREAELHATLLSMVMVFILCSVPYATLVVYQTVLNVPDTSVFLLLTAIWLPKVSLLANPVLFLTVNKSVRKCLVGTLIQLHHRYSRRNVVGAAGGVADASLEPSLRSGSQLLEMFHIGQQQIFKPTEDEEESEAKYTGSADLQAKEILSTCLEGEGEPQFAPPRQLLGAADSLSQVAPAAPAEPETLPDKYSLQFGFGPFELPPQWLSETRNSKKRLLPPLGNTPEELIQTKMPKVGRVERKMSRNNKVSIFPKVDS